AGGTGTCATGGGGCGGAAGGGCGGCGATGGTATGAAGCTCGTGATTTTTTCTCCCGTCGATATGCCGGAGAGAAAGAAGAAAGATAAAGAGGAAAGAGGCGGAAAGACGGGAGCTATTTGCCTTTCAGTCGCGGATCGAAACGGAAGGGCGATGGTTTTCCGATGCGCAACTTGGGGAAGGACGGATGCGCGGGGTTGAGCAGGTAATTGAATTCACCGGGAATGATGGCGCTGGGCAGGCGGAGCGCCACGGCGCGCGCGGTTCGCAGCCAGTCATCGCCGAATCGCTGGGTCGCGGCGATGTAGGGAAACTGGCGCCACGACGCCGGGACGCGCGAGGGTTTTTCGATTTCGGCGACAGGCAGGTCGATGGAGCGGGCGACCCAGGGAATGGCGGCAAAATCCGCCGTGTCCTCGATGTGGGCGAGCACTTCGAGCGCCGCAAGCGCGCGTGACTCCGAGCAGTAAACGGCGGCGATGCCGGGCGGCGACCAGCGTCCGCCGTAAAGCCTCGCGCCCTCGCCGCTGAAAGCGGACGCCGCGAATTTGCGCGAGCAGAGCCGCCAGACCGTGAGCGTTTCCGGGGCGCTCATGAAAAGACGCCATGCTCGATGCGGCCCAGGATGTTTTCCACCTCGCGGGCGCCGGGCTCCGTTTTCGCAAAATCAAGCGGGGCGCGTCCGCCGAGGATGCGGAGCTTGCGCTGGAGCCATGCGCGGGTGCGATCATGCCCGCCAAAGACCCGGAGCGCCCGGTCGTAGAGGCGCATGAGGCGCACGGCGCGCTCGCCCTCGGTGACGTCGAGTTTCGCCTTGCCAGCGATCCGGCGCGCATAGGTGCGCGGCGGGATGTGCACGAGCGTGGCGATCTCCTCGGCCGTGAAACCCGCCTTGCGGCCGAACTTGACCAGTTCGGTCACGGGCAGCCCGGCCTCGACGCGCGCCGCGAGTTCGGCGGGCGCGGGGCGGCTCCAGTCGGCGATGTCAGCGATGGTTTTCATGTGGCAGAAAGTAAACTGCCAAATGGCATAAAGGCAAGCGCGGCGTCGCGTCTGGGGGGGCAGGGTGATCCGGACAAAGAGGGGGCGGACATGCGGCATCCGTGTCGGAACGGATGCGCGGGGCGCGACGCGAGGCGGGTTATTCGCTCTCGTCGTCCGCGTCGTCATCAGGCCATCCGCCGGCGGAGGCGGCCGCCATGGTGAAGAAATCCTCGTTGCGAAGGATCTTCATGACGGCATCGGCGATTTGCCGGCGGGCTTCGGCGGCGAGCGAGGGGTGCTCGATGGCGAGCAGTTCCACGATCGCATTGTGCGCTTCCGATGGGTTGGTGACGCCGCGGAGGAAATCGTCGGCGCGGTTGGCGACTTCTTCGACTAGGAGTTGCGGGTTCATGGATTGAGTGTGGGAACTTTCCGGGCTGGGAGCAATGAAAGAATTGCCCCGCGCCGGATGTGCGTAACTCAAAATGAAGTCAGCGAATGGCGCGAAGTAGTGGGCGATCCCGCCGCAGCGGGTGTAGCGCAGGCATCATTGCCTGCCGTCGTTATTTTATCGCGCGCAGCGCGGCATTTTTCAGAAAAAAACCAGCGGCGCTTCGCGCCTTTCTGTTTCGACGGCAGGCAGGGATGCCTGCGCTACTCGCTGTCGCGCCGTGCGCACAACAATCCTATTTGCGTGCCTTTCGGTCTGGCGGAGTCAGGAGGCCGCGCGAGGGGGTCTGGGGGGCCGGGCAGTGCGGGTGTTGTCTGGGTCTGGGGGGCGGTGATGTTTTTGCCTACCAGAGTCTGCGGTAGCCGAGGTTGAGGGACCAGGGGCGTTGGTAGTGGCGTGCGGTGGCGTACTCGTAGTCCGCATGCCACTGGCTGGAGTCGTTGATGCGGTAGCTTGCGCCAAAACCGAACTCGACCCGTTTGCCGTCGTAGGAGGGGGAGAGGTGCTTGTCGTGGGCGTGGAGGGTGCCGCCGTCGGAGTCGACCGCGGCGGCGCCGAGCCTGCCGTAGGGGTTCCATTTGCCGCCGGCGGACTGGCGGCCGAAGCGCAGGAGGGCGCGGTACTGGGCGGAGCGGAGCGAGTCCTGGGCGACGTGGAGGCGCAGGCTCTCCGGGGAGGTCTCGAAGCTGTCGCCGGACAGCCAGAGGAGGGAGGCCTGCAGGGCGGGTTCGAGCCACCAGCCGCCGGCGCGCCGGAGGCGGCGGCCCGCCTCGATGCTGCCGCCGAGGGCGCGGCTGGTGTAGCGGCCCTGGATGGAGCGCAGGTCCGGGGTGCGCGCGTCGATTTTGTTGATGTAGCGGCCGGCGCGCACGACGGCGTCGGCGAACCAGCCGTCGTCGTGCAGGCGCGTGAGGTAGGCGCCGAGCGTCACGCTGTTGCTGGTGTTGTCGCCGCGGCGGTCGAAGTCGCGGCTGATCGAGCCCATGTCGATGAAGGCGCCGAGGAGGCTGGCGGCGGTGCCGGCGGGGAAGAGTTTGTCCATGCCGGCGGTGAGGCCGCCGCCGTACTGGTCGAAACCGCGGCCGGTGACGCTGTTGGTCGCGTTCATGCGGTAGGCGCGGCTGCGCACCCAGAGGTTGCCGGAAGAAGCGGCGGGTGTCGGGTGGCGGGTGGCGGGCAGATTCTCAGCTCTCACTTCGCCCATGCGCAGGTGGAGGGAGTCGAGGGCGGTGTTCCAGTCCAGGGGGATGGTGGAGGCGGTGTCGAGGATGACGTCGGCGGCGTTGGACAGGCCGGTGTCGGCGAGGTACCAGTTGCTGGCGACGGGCATGAGCGGCGAGCCGTCGCCGCGGTTGAGCTCGTAGGCGGTCAGGCCGAAGTCGATCTTGCCGTTGTTGGTGTCGAGGGCGAACTCGGCCAGGCCGTTGCCGGTGGCGATCAGCTCGAAGGAGGCGCTTTGCGTGCCGGGCTGGCCGGTGTAATGGACGCGGACTTGGTGCGGGGCGGCGGCGTCGGCGGCGATGACGAGGCTGTTGGCCTTCATGCCGGCGGCGGGGGTCATGAGGCCGGCGGCGCCGGTGAAGTCCACGTTGAACTCGAAGCGGCCGGGGCCCGCGCCGAGGGTCTCGATGCGGGCGCGGTGGTAGGCGGCGGCGGAGGCGGCGGCGAAGCCGGCGGGCTCGGCGAAGGCGAGGAGGCCGCCGTTGAGGTGCAGCGTGCCGAGCCGGGCGCCGGGGGTGTCGATGCGGAGGGCGGAGGCGGCGTTGTGGAGCGTGACCACGGTGGCGGCGGCGCCGAGGGCGAGGCTGGAGCGCATGGTGACGACGGCGTTGTCAATGCTGACCAACGCCATGGTGTTGTCGCGGGCGATGGCGAGCGTGCTGCTGATGACGGAGAGGGCGCCGGAGCCGCTGAAGGTGTTTTGCGAGACGCCGGCGGCGATGCCGCGATACTCGAAGGCGGCGCCGGCCGCGATGTCCACGCTGGCGGTGCCGAGCGCGGCGATATGGGCCGCGGCGAGGGTGCCGGAGCGGATGGCGGCGGTGCCGCCAAAGGCGTTGGCGCGGGCGATGGCGACGGCGGATGCGCCGTCCTTGATGAACGAGCCCTGGCTGCCGGAGAACGCGGTGGCGAAGGTGCCGCCGGCGGCGGTGTCGAGGATGAGGGTGGCGGCGGCGGAGTCGAGCGCGAGGGTGCCCGAGTCGCCGAGGCCTTGCACGTGCGCGAGGCGCACGGTGCCGGTGGTGGCGACCAGCGCGGCAAAGCCGGTGTTGGCGGCGTGGATGTCGAGGAGGCCGGCGGCGAGGTGCAGCGTGCCGGTGCCTTGCAGGCCGTCCGCGCCGAGGATGAGGCCGCCGGCGAGGGTCTGCGTGGTGTGGTTGAGATTGAAGGCGGCGCTGTCCGAGACGGAGAGGAACGCGGTGTGGCCGAGGGCGCCGGAAGCGCCGGCGACGAGGGTGCCGCCGGTGACGAGGGTGGCGCCGGTGTAGGTGTTGGCGGGGTTGTTGAGCCAGATGGCGCCGGTGGCGCTGATTTGCAGGTTGCCGGAGCCGGAGACGAGGGCGTGGAGTTCGTGTCCGCCGGGGGTCGTGCCGCCGGTGATGGCGCCGAGGAAGGCGGTCTCGTGGTCGAGGACGGTGGTGCGGCCCGCGAGCAGGTCGAGGGCGGTGAGCGTGTAGGCGAGGTGGAGGCCGGTGTTGCCGGCGAGGGCGGCAAAGTTGTAGGTGCCGCTGGCGGTGAGCGTGCCGGACTGCACGATGTCGTTTTGCGCGGCGCTGCTGATGCTGCTGCCGTTCTGGTCGACGAGGTGACTGCCGGTGACGAGGGTCTTGCTGCCGGCGGCGAGGGTGTCGCTCTGGACGAGCAGGAGGCTCATGCCCTCGTCCTGCCGGAGTAGCGGGAGGCCGCCGTTGCCGGTGAAGCTGCCGGTGTCCACGCGGATGACGGTGTCGCGGACATCGAGGACGCCGGTGCTGACGATGCCGTCGGCCTGGGTGCCGCTCGCGCCGAGGGTGAAGGTGATCGTGCCGCTGGCGAGCGCGAGGTTGCCGATTTGCTGCGTGCCGCTGCCGACGGTGGTGTGATTGCCGTCGTCGAGCTGCAGCGTGGCGTCGGCGAGCGCGGCGGTGTTCACGCCGGAGAGGTCGAAGGCGCTGTGGCCCAGGGCGAGGGTGCCGTGGAAGCCGGCGGGAGGCGGGGGCAGGGCGGCGGGCGTGAAGGCGAAGGCGCTGCCGGAGGTGTCGACGGAGAGCACGCCGGTGCCGGTGAGGGCGTTGGCGTAGTTCCAGCCGGCGGAGGCGGTGATGACCAGGCGGCCGTCGACGTGCGTGGCGGCGTCGCCGAGGTTTTGCTGTTGGGTGACGGAGGCGGTGCCGGAGGCGGTGACGTCCCAGGCGGCGAGGGCGTTGCTGCCGGTGAGGATCACGCCGGGGTCGATGATGGTGGTGCCGGAGCCGAGGAGGTTGTTGGCAAAGATGCCGCTGGCGGCGAGGACGAGGGCGGCGTGGTTGGTGATGTCGCCGGTGCCGGTGCCGTGGAGGTCGCTGAGGGTGAGGGTGCCGCCGGCGACGGTGGTGACGCCGGTGAAGGCGTTGGACCGGGCAATCGTCAGGTTGCCCGCGCCGTCCTTGACGAAGGTGCCGGAGCCGCCGAGGGCGTTGGCGAGGGTTTCGGCGGCGGTGCTGGAGAGGGTGAGGAGGCCGTCGGCGGCGAGGGCGGCGGAGCCGAGGTGGGCGGCCGAGCCGGCGCCGAGCGCGGTGTTTTGGGCGATGGCGAAGGTGCCGCCGAAGGCGGTGTTCGCGCCGGTGAGGGCCACGGTGCTGCCGGCGGCGAGGGCGAAGCGGCCCTGGCCGCCGAGGCGCTTGGAGAAGGCGCCGGTGGAGGAGACCAGCAGGAGCTCCGCGTCGGCGGCGATGGCGGTGGCGCCGGTGGCGCCGAGGGCCTGCGTGTGGTGGAGCGTGGTCGTGCCGGTGACGCCGATGTCGGCGGCGAAGGCGGCGTTGGTGCCGGTGATGTCCACGTTTCCGCCGAGGCCGAGCGAGCCGGAGCCGAGAAGGGCGCCGTCAATCCGGCCGCCGCCGAGGGTCTGGGTGTTGCCGGCGAGGTCGTAGGCGGCGTTGGCGGCCAGCGCGAGGTGCGAAGTGCGGCCGAGGGCGTCGTCGGCGCCGGCGATGAGGGTGCCGCCGGTGATGAGCGTCGTGCCGGTGTAGCGGTTGGAGGCATTGAGCGTGATGGCGGAGGCGGGGGAGAGGGCGAGGTGGCCGCTGCCGGTGATGACGGCCTTGAAATCGTTGCCGCCGGCGGGCGCGGTGGTGTCGCTGTCGAGCAGGAGCGTCCGGCCGGCGAGGATGTCCACCGCGACGAGGCCGTAGCTGACATGCAGGCCGTTGTTGGCGGAGGCGTCGCGGCCGGCGAGGCCGTAGCCGTAGGTGCCGGTGGCGACTTGCGTGCCGGACTGGCTGATGGCGGCGGACTGGGTGGCACTGACGAGCGCGCCGGTGGCGAGGTCCACCAGCGCGATGCCGCCGATGTTGCCGGTGGTGGTCGCGGAGGAGGCGAGCCGGGTGAGCGCGCCGTCGTCCTGCTGGAGCAGCGGGTCTGGGCGACGGCGGGGCGGTGCCGCTTTGCGGGATGCGCACGCCGACGGTGCCGCTGGCGAGGTGGATCGTGCCGGTGGCGGCGACGAAGGCGGGCGAAACGATGTCGGCGGGGACGTTGGTGTCGAAGTCCACGCGGCCGCCGTCGAGCGCGAGGCCGGCGAGCGTGTGGGTGCCGGTGCCGACGAGGGTGCGGTTGCCGGAGCCGGAGGAGAGCGTGGCGTTGGCGAGCGCGCCGCCGGTGAGCGTGAAGGTGCTGTTGCGCAGCGCGGCGGTGCCGGTGAAGCCGGCGCTGAGCGCGCCGGAGGCGAAGTTGAAAGTTGGCGTCGAAGCGCCGAGGTCGACCGCGAGCAGGCCCGCGCCTTGGAGGGTGCTGGCAAAGGTGTAGGCGCTGGCGAAGGCGCCGGTGAGGGTCGCGCCGCCGGCGATGTCCACCAGGCCTGCGCCGAGGGCGGCGGTGTGCGTGACGCGCAGCTCGCCCGCCTGCACGCTGGTGCTGCCGGTGTAACTGTTGCTCGCGCTGAGGACGAGCAGGCCCGCGCCGGCCTTGGTCAGCGAGCCGCCGTCCCAGCCGGAGGCGTTGGCGGGGGATTCGTCGGCGAGGGCAACGTCCACCTCGAAGGCGCCGCCCGGGCCGACGGTGAAGGTGCCGTGCGCGAGGGCGGTGCCGCTCTGCCAAGTCAGTTGCGTGCCCAGCACGTAGTCGGTGCCGCCGGTGGCGACGAAGGCGTTGTGGGTGAGGTAATCGACGGGGCTGGTGCCGCCGTTGATGGTCTTTGCCGCGAAATCGCCCGTGATGGTGCCGGTCGTGCGGATGAGCACCCGGGCGGGCGCGGCGAGCACCTCGCCGGCGCGGGTGCCGCTGGTGGTGCCGGTGAAGCCGTCCACCACCAGGGCGCCGCCGAGCGCCGCCGTCCGCGCGGTCAGGTAGGCCGTCGTCCGGCCGGGCTCGAGGGCGAGGGCGAGCGTGGATTGGGCGTTTTGGAAATACGTGCCGCCGACGGCCAGCGAGCCGCTTTCGCGGAGGGCGAGCGAGCCGGTGCCGGCGAGGCCGTTATAAAAGTCGGCGCCGGCCGTCCACAACGCCGCGCCGCCGATCGCGCCGCGCCGGCGTTGTTGTTGTAGCCGAGGTAGGCGTCCTGGGCGGTGCCGATGCTGCCGCTCCCGCCGAGCACGAGCGCGCCCGTGCCGCTGTAGCCGACGTAGAATGTCGTGGCGCTGCTCCAGAACCCGCCGCCGCCGACCGTGGCCGTGCCCGTCGCGGTTGCCGAGTAGCCGAGGTAACCATGCCCGGCGGTGCTGACACTGCCGCTCTCGCTGATGAGCAGGCTGCCGGTGCCGTCGGTGCCGACGAACAAGTCGCCCGCGACCTGCCAGAAGGCCGTGCCGCCGGTGGACACGCGGCCGCCGCCGGCGATGGCCAGGTAACCGGTGCCGCTGCCGCCGACGTGCAGGTCGCCCGCCGTGCCCCAGGACCCGCTGCCGCCGACGGTGACCCACGCCGTGGTGCCGGCGCCGGCGATGTAACCGGCCGCGCCGCCGACGTGGCCGGTGATGGCCAGGGTGCCGCCGCCGGCGAAGGTCGTGCCGCTATAGCCGTTGCTGGCGCTGAGGATGAGCAGGCCGTCGCCGAGCTTGGCGAGCGATTGCCCGTCCCAGCCCGAGGCGTTGGGCGCGGCGGCGTCGGCCAGGGCAACGTCCACCTCGAACGTTTCGCCCGCGCCGAGCGTGAAGTTGCCGTGCGCGCCGCCCGTGCCGGTGTGCCACGCGAGCTGCGAGCCGAGCACGTAGTCGGTGCCGCCCACGATGAACGCGCTGTAGGCCAGGTAGTCCGCCACGCTGGTGCCGCCGGTGACGGTCTTGCCGGCGAAGTCGCCGGTGAGGGTGCCCGTGCGGATGAGCACCTGCACGTGGTCGGCGAGCGTGCTGGCCTTGGTGCCGCTGGCGGTGCCGGTGGCGTGGACGACCAGCGTGCCGGCGAGGTTTGCCGCCGCCGCCGTGACGAACGCCCCGCGCCCGCCCAGCGTGCCGTCGAGCATGAGGGTGAGCGTGGAGCCGGCGTTCTGCGCATACGTGCCGCCGGCGCCGATGCTGCCGGACTGGCCGATCGTGAGCGCGCCGGCGCCGGTGTCGCCGTTATAAAAATTGCCCGCCGCGCTCACCAGGCCGCCGCCGGTGATGACGGCGCTGCCGCTGCCGGCGCCGGTGCCGGTGACGGGGGTGCCGCTGCCGGTGTCGGTGCCGCCGAGGGTGATGTCCCCGCCGGCGGCGACGCGGCCCGCCGCGTCCACGCTCAACGCGCCGGTGCCGGCCACCCCGAGGGTGAGATTGCCCGCCGTGGCCAGCAGGCCGCTGCCGGTGACGGCGATGCTGCCGCTGCCGGCCAGGCCGCCGCCGGCATCGAAGCCGGCGAACAGTCCTCCGCCGACGGTGACGCTGCCGCTGTCGGTCACCGTCAGCGCGCCGTTGCCGAAATAGCCCGTGTAAAAGTCGCTGCCGCTGTCCCACCAGCCGCTGACCGTGGCGGTGCCGGTGCCGCTGAAGAGCCCGATCGCACTGATCATGCCGCTGCTGACCAGGCCGCCCGCCGGGACGGCCAGCGCGCCGCTCCCCTCGTCGCCCACGATCATCATCCCTTCGCTGCGCCACGCCCCGCCGACGGTGGCGCTGCCGCTGCCGCCCGGCGCCCAGCCGACCTCACTGCCGCCTAGGCTGTGCACCGTGCCGCCCGCCGCGATGGCCAGCGCCCCCGCGCCGCCGCCGCCGACGAGGATGTCGTTTTGCGCCTGCCAATAACCGCCGTTGCCGACCGCGACGGCGCCGCTGTCGCCGGGAGTCGCGCCGACGACGCCCGCCGCCGTGCTGCCCGTCCAGCCGGTGATGGCGAGCGCGCCGCCGTTGACCGTGGTCGTGCCGGTGTAGGTGTTCGAGCCGCTGAGGATGAGCGTGCCGGAGTTGCTGGCGGTGACGGTCAGCGAACGGCCGTCCCAGCCGGAGGCGTAGGCGGGCGAACCGGCGAGGCCCACGGTGTCGCTGAGGGTGGTGTTGACGTCGAAGCTCGTGCCGCCGGCGACGGTGAAATTGCCGCGGCCGTCCTGCGCGCCGCCGAACCACGCGAGGTTCACGCCGGCGACGTATTTGGTGTCAGCGTCGGTCTTGTAGATGCCGCCGTAGAGGTAGTCGGGCAGGCTGCCGGCGGCTCCGGCCAGCGTGGCGCTGGCGAACACGCCGCTGATGGTGCCGCTGGTCGCGCTGATGAGGACTTGATGGCCGCTGCCAAGCACGCTGCTCGCGCTGGCGAACACGCTGCCCGTCGCAAAGCCGCTGACGCTGATGGTGCCGCCCACCGTCGCCGACGAGGCGTAAATGAACGCGTCGCCCGCGCCGCGGTTTTCCACCGTCAGCGCCAGCGTGGAGTTGGCGTTTTGCGCATACGTGCCGCCGGCGGTGACCAGGCCGCTGCCGGAGATGTTGAGCTGGCCGGTGCCGGTGCCGGCGCCGCTGTAGCCGAGGATGAAGTCGCCCGCCGCCGCGAGCGCGCCGCTGTCGCCGACGGCCAGCACGCCGAAGTCGGCGGCGTATTGCCCGAAGGAAACCGTGCCGCCGACCGCGACCGCGCCGCTGCCGCTGATGTTCATGTAGCTGCTGCCGCCGAAGGCGAGGTAGTCGGTGATGTCGAGGCGGCTCGTGCCACTGACGGTGACCAGGCCCGCGCCCGCGGTGCGCGTCGGGTTGACGCTCAGGCCGGTGAAGCGCGCGCTGCCGCTTTCGGAAAGGGCGAGCGTGCTGGTGCCGGTGTTGGAATAATAACCGATGAGGCCGCCGCCGGAGACATCGAGGAACGCGCTGCCGCTGACGCCGGCCGTGCCGCTGGCGAGGGCGTCGCTGCTGACCCGGAAATCGGTGCTGGCGACGACGGCGCTGCCGGCGGCGTCCAACCGGCCGTTGACGCTGAACTGCCCGCCGCCGAGGTGGCCGGCGCCGCCGACGGCGACCAGGCCGGTGGCGCCGATGCCGACGCCGCCGGCGGTGACCGTGCCGCTGTCAGTGATGGCCAGCGCGCCGGTGCCGGTGTTGTTGCCGATGTTGAGCGGTGCGGAGCCGTTCATGCGCCACTGGCCGCTGCCGCTGAGGTTGACCGTGCCGTCGGTGCCGGAGCCGCTGCCGATGACACCGCCGTGCCCCGACGTAGCCGGTGATGGTCAGCGTGCCCCCGTTGACCAGCGTCGTGCCGCTGTAGCTGTTGCTGGCGCTGAGGATGAGGTCGCCCCGGTTCGACGAGGTCACGGTCAGCGACGCGCCATCCCACGAGTCGCTGAGGGCGAGGTTCGCGCCGTGCGGCGTGGTGTTGCCCAAGGCCACGTCCACGTTGAAAACCTCGCCCTCGCCCAGCGTGAAGTTGCCGTGGCTGCGGTCGGTGCCGCTGAGCCACGTCAGCTGCGTTCCGAGCACGTAGTCGGTGCCGCCGACGATGAACGCGCCGAAGGTCAGGAAGTCCTTCTGGCTGGTCCCGCCGCTGACGCTCTTCGCCGCGAAGTCGCCGCTGATGCCCCCGGTGTGGAGGAGTACTTGCGCGTTATTCGCCAAGGCCGACGCGCTGCCGCCGTTGACGAACGCCGCCGTGCCCGTGGCGTTGACGGTCAGCGTGCCGCTGAGTTGCGCGCTGCCGGCGGTGATGAACGCGCCGCGACTGCCGAGGCTGCCGCTGAGCGTCAGGTCGAGCGTGGAGCGGGTGTTTTGCGTAAGCGCCGCCGGCGGTGACGCTGCCGCTGCCGCCGACGGCCAGCGCGCCGGTGCCGCCCAGGTCGGAGCCGACGTAGAAATTGCTCGAGCCAGCGAGCACGCCGCCGACCGTGCCGCTGCCGACGCCGCCGAGGTAGCCAAAGCGGATCTCGCCGACGGCACTGGCGGTGCCGCCCTGCGCGATGACCAGCGCGCCGGTGCCGCTGTTGCCGACGGTGATATTGTTGCCGGAAGTCATCAGGCCGCCCGCGCCGACGCCAACAGTGCCAAGTCCGTTGCTCGAATCGCCGATGGAGATCCACGTGTTTGCCGCAACCACGCCGCCCGTGACGCTGAGCGAGCCGACGCCGCCTTCGCCGACGATAATCATGTTCGCCCCAAGCAGGCCGCCGCCGCCGACCGTGCCGGTGCCAACCGCGTCCGCGTCGTAGCCAAGATAAACAAAGCTGCCGGCGTTGACGGTGCCGCCGGTGATGGTCAGGCTGCCGGTGCCGGTTTTGCCGACGCGCAAGTCGCCGCCGTTGACGATGCCCCAATAGCCGCTGCCGCTGACGATGAGGTTCGCCGCGCCGCCCGCGCCGCCGTCAATCAAGCCCGCCGCGTTGCTGCCCGTCCAGCCGGTGATGGCGAGCGCGCCGCCGTTGACCGTGGTCGTGCCGGTGTGGGTGTTCGAGCCGCTGAGGATGAGCGTGCCGGAGTTGCTGGCGGTGACGGTCAGCGAACGACCGTCCCAGCCGGAGGCGTAGGCGGGGGAACCGGCGAGGCCCATGGTGTCGCTGAGGGTGGTGTTGACGTCGAAGCTCGTGCCGCCGGCGACGGTGAAGTTGCCGTGGCCGCTGGCGGCATCGCCGAACCATGCGAGGTTCACACCGGCGACGTAGCTGCTGCCGCTGGTGGTCTTGTAGATGCCGCCGTAAAGGTAATCGGGCAGCGCGCTGACGCCGGCCAGCGTGGCGCTGGCGAACACGCCGCTGATGGTGCCGCTGGTCGCGCTGATGAGGACTTGATGGCCGCTGTTGACGACGCTTTGCGCGTCCGCGAACGCGCTGCCTGGCAAAGCCGCTGACGCTGATGGTGCCGCCGACCGTCGCCGACGAGGCGTAAATGAAGGCGTCGCCCGCGCCGCGCGCCGTCACGCCGTCGCCGGCCGCGTCCAGCGTCAGCGTGCTTTGGGCGTTTTGCGCGTAGGCGCCGCCCGCCGTGACCAGGCCGCTGCCGCTGACGGCCAGCGCGGCGGAGTTGGTGCCGTTGCCCAGGATGATATTGGTGGCGCTGGCGAGCAGCGCGTTGCCGCCGACGCTGGCGCTGCCGGTGGTGACGGCGCCGCCGCCCGCGCTGTTGGCGATGACGATGTTGCCGGCGGTGACGCTGCCGCTGTCGGTCAGCGTCACCGCGCCCTCGAGCGTGGCGCCCGTGCCGAAGCCTTGGTGGCCGATGCTCAACTCGCCGGCCTGGAACCAGCCGCTGCCGCTGACATTCAGTTCGCCGCGGGCCACCTCCTCGTAGGAATAATAGCCGATGTAGGCGGTGGTGGCGGTGACGACGCCGGTGCCGCTGACGTTGACGACGCCGGTGCCACCCCAGTAGCCGACGTAGAGCCACCCGTTGCTCCACGAGCCGCTGTCGGTGACGTTGACCGTGCCGAGGGCGCCGTTGTTGCCAATCCAGTCGGAATTGCCGAACAAGGCGCCGTTGCCGCTGACGTTGACCTCGCCGGTGCTGGCGGTGCCGCGACCGACATTGAGAGAGCCGGCGGCGGTGCCGGTGAGGTTCAGGATGCCGTGGGCGTTGGTGTCGCTGGCCTGCCAGCCGCCGACGTTAATGCCGGAATTTGCCGTGCCGAGATAGCCGCTGACGCTGACCGTGCCGCTGGAATTGGCGGCGCTGGCGATGTTGACTTGCGCCGTGCTGCCCGTCCAGCCGGTCACTTCAAGCACGCCGCCGTTGACGGTGGTCGTGCCGGAATAATTGTTCGAGGCGCTGAGGATGAGCGTGCCGCTGTTGCTCGCGGTCACGGTCAGCGACGCGCCGTCCCAGCCGCTGGTGTTCGGCGTGGCGGTGTTGTTCAGCGGCACGTCAACCGTGAAGGTCTCGCCCGCGCCGAGCGTGAAGTTGCCGTGCGCCGTCGCGGTGCCGGAATACCACGTGAGTTGCGAGCCGAGCACGTAGTCGGTCCCTCCGACGATGAACGCGCCGAGGGTCAGGAAGTCGTGCGTGCTGGTGCCGCCGGTGACGGTCACGGTGTCGAAGCCGCCGCTGATGGTGCCGGTGCGGATGAGCACTTGCGAGTTATTCGCCAAGGCCGACGCGCTGCCGCCGTTGACAAACGCGGCGGTGCCGCCGGCGTTGACGGTCAGCGTGCCGCTGAGCGTGCCGCTGGCCGCGGTGACGAACGCGCCACGCGAGCCGAGCGTGCCGGTGTGGGTGATGCTCAGCGTGCCGTTCGCGCCCTGCGCGTAGGTGCCGCCCGCACGGACGCTGCCGCTCTCGCTCATGAACAGAGTGGCGGGGCCGCTGGCGTTGCCGAGGGTGAAG
This genomic stretch from Termitidicoccus mucosus harbors:
- a CDS encoding beta strand repeat-containing protein: MNGSAPLNIGNNTGTGALAITDSGTVTAGGVGIGATGLVAVGGAGHLGGGQFSVNGRLDAAGSAVVASTDFRVSSDALASGTAGVSGSAFLDVSGGGLIGYYSNTGTSTLALSESGSARFTGLSVNPTRTAGAGLVTVSGTSRLDITDYLAFGGSSYMNISGSGAVAVGGTVSFGQYAADFGVLAVGDSGALAAAGDFILGYSGAGTGTGQLNISGSGLVTAGGTYAQNANSTLALTVENRGAGDAFIYASSATVGGTISVSGFATGSVFASASSVLGSGHQVLISATSGTISGVFASATLAGAAGSLPDYLYGGIYKTDADTKYVAGVNLAWFGGAQDGRGNFTVAGGTSFDVNTTLSDTVGLAGSPAYASGWDGRSLTVTASNSGTLILSGSNTYTGTTTVNGGALAITGWTGSTAAGVVGATPGDSGAVAVGNGGYWQAQNDILVGGGGAGALAIAAGGTVHSLGGSEVGWAPGGSGSATVGGAWRSEGMMIVGDEGSGALAVPAGGLVSSGMISAIGLFSGTGTATVSGWWDSGSDFYTGYFGNGALTVTDSGSVTVGGGLFAGFDAGGGLAGSGSIAVTGSGLLATAGNLTLGVAGTGALSVDAAGRVAAGGDITLGGTDTGSGTPVTGTGAGSGSAVITGGGLVSAAGNFYNGDTGAGALTIGQSGSIGAGGTYAQNAGSTLTLMLDGTLGGRGAFVTAAAANLAGTLVVHATGTASGTKASTLADHVQVLIRTGTLTGDFAGKTVTGGTSVADYLAYSAFIVGGTDYVLGSQLAWHTGTGGAHGNFTLGAGETFEVDVALADAAAPNASGWDGQSLAKLGDGLLILSASNGYSGTTFAGGGTLAITGHVGGAAGYIAGAGTTAWVTVGGSGSWGTAGDLHVGGSGTGYLAIAGGGRVSTGGTAFWQVAGDLFVGTDGTGSLLISESGSVSTAGHGYLGYSATATGTATVGGGGFWSSATTFYVGYSGTGALVLGGSGSIGTAQDAYLGYNNNAGAARSAARRCGRPAPTFITASPAPARSPSAKAARWPSAARISKTPNPRSPSPSSPAGRRPT
- a CDS encoding autotransporter-associated beta strand repeat-containing protein, coding for MANNAQVLLHTGGISGDFAAKSVSGGTSQKDFLTFGAFIVGGTDYVLGTQLTWLSGTDRSHGNFTLGEGEVFNVDVALGNTTPHGANLALSDSWDGASLTVTSSNRGDLILSASNSYSGTTLVNGGTLTITGYVGARRCHRQRLRHRRHGQPQRQRPVAHERLRTAQHRQQHRHRRAGHH